One Anopheles marshallii chromosome 3, idAnoMarsDA_429_01, whole genome shotgun sequence genomic region harbors:
- the LOC128714037 gene encoding protein drumstick, which produces MFAVMRIDNDDRRADFRRKMRPKCEFVCKYCQRRFTKPYNLMIHERTHKSPEVTFSCEVCGKYFKRQDNLRSHRCSQCIWR; this is translated from the exons ATGTTTGCGGTAATGCGTATTGACAACGACGACCGTAGGGCCGACTTCCGTCGCAAGATGCGACCAAAGTGCGAATTCGTCTGCAAGTACTGCCAGCGGCGCTTCACCAAACCGTACAACCTGATGATCCACGAGCGCACGCACAAAAGCCCGGAGGTGACGTTCTCCTGCGAGGTTTGCGGCAAATACTTCAAGCGGCAGGATAACCTACGCTCGCACAG ATGCAGTCAATGTATTTGGCGGTAA